GAGGATCGAAGGCGGAGACCAGCACCTGATCCGCCGTCCCGGTCCGGCGGACCACCTCCACCAGGGCGTCTTCCAGCCCGGCCGCTTTGACCTCCACGTCCACCAGCAGGCGGCCGCGGGCCCACCCCAGGACCTCCTCCAGCAGGGGCACCCGCTCTCCGGCAAACGCCGGGCCGAACCACGACCCGGCGTCGAGCCGCCGCAGCTGGGCCAGGGTCAGCGCGGCCACCGCACCGGCGCCGTCGGTGGTCCGGGAGACGTCGGCGTCGTGGAGGACGACCAGATGGCCGTCGGAGGTGGCGCGCACGTCCAGCTCGATGCCGTCGGCGCCGTCGTCGGCCGCCCGCCGGAACGCCGCCAGGGTGTTCTCCGGCGCTGCGGCCGACGCCCCCCGGTGGGCGATCACCAGCAGACGCCCGGCCCGCAGCCACGCGCTCATGGGGGCACGCGGGCGGCCAGCTGGACGGCGGTGTCGGTAGTGACCTGGTCCACGCCGGCCTCCAGCACCGCCCGCAGGTCGTTCTGACTGTCGGGCCCCTCGTTGAGGGTCCAGACGTCCACCACCACGGGCCGGCCCAGGCGCTGCCGCAGGAACGGGACCGGGTTAAAGCCGTCGGCCAGCGCCTGCAGCAGGAACTCCTTGCGCAGGTAGACCTCCTGCGCCCCCTCCACCAGGCGGCAGAGGCTGTCCACCCGGTCGGCCAGGTAGGCAGCGGGGGGCAGGATCCGGCGGAAGCCCAGGGGGTGATCGTCCAGGTAGCCGTAGGCGTTGACGCGGGTGGGCAGCCGTGCGTGCTCGTCCGCAGGGCCGTCCAGATAGAACATCCAGTCCAGTCCCACCGCCACCGTCGGATCCAGCCGGTGCAGCAACCGCAGGTTCCAGTCGCCCAAGCAGCCCACCACCACGCGCAGGGCGGGGACGCGCCGCAGGGGCTCCAGCGCCCCCAGGAGGTGTCGGGCGCGCTCTTCCGACCACGGCCGCCACTCCTTGCAGTCCACCTGGACCTTCACCGGCCGCCGGACGGCGGCCAGCACCTCGACCACGTCTGACAGCGTGGCCGGGGGTTCGTCGGAGCCGCGCAGGCGCAGCGTCTTCAGGTCCGCGCGCGCGCATGCCCGGACCGGCCCCCATCCGGTGGTTTCAGACTCCAGCCGCTCATCGTGGAGCACGGCGTAGTCCCCGTCGGCCAGGGGCTGGATGTCGAACTCGATGACCTCCGCTCCGCCGTCCAGGACTTCCCGCAGGGCGGACAGGCTGTTGGGCGGGTGACGGCCGGTGCCCGACAGCAGCTTGTGGTACTTGAGCAGGACCCGCCGGCCCCGCCAGAACAGGCCCCCGGGCAGCGTCATGGGCCGATCCGGACGCCGGACGCGTCGAAGAGGTGCACCCGGTCGACCTCCACCCCTACGCCGACCCGGGCTCCCACCGCCGGGCGCCGGGCCTGGTCCACCAGGACCTTCAGCTCCACTCCGTCCAGGTCCACCGTCACCAGCGCCTGGCGGCCCAGGGATTCCACCACGACCACCCGGCCCGCCAGGTCCCCCTGAAGGTGCAGGTCCTCGGGCCGTACCCCCAGATATCCCGGGCCCGGCGGGATCCGCACCGGCAGGGGCAGGCGGCGACCCCCGGCGATGAACTGGCCGTCGGCGAACGTCCCGTCCAGCAGGTTCATGGGCGGGTGGCCCACAAACCGCGCGACGAACGTGGTGGCGGGCCGGCGGTACAGCTCGTCGGGAGAGGCCACCTGGAGCAGCTGGCCCGTGGAAAACACCGCCACCCGATCGGCCATGGCCAGCGCCTCGGCCTGGTCGTGGGTCACCAGGATGGTGGTCACCCCCAGCTCCTGCTGCAGCCGGCGGATTTCCCCCCGGGCCTGCACCCGGATCTGGGCGTCCAGGTTGGACAGCGGCTCGTCCAGGAGGAGGACCTGCGGCTCTTTGACCAGGGCCCGGGCCAGCGCGGCCCGCTGCTGCTGGCCGCCGGACACCTGGGCGGGGTAGCGGTCCAGCAGGGGTGCGATGCCGAGCAGCTCGGCGGTGCGCCGGACCCGGGCGGCCACCTCGCCGGCGGGCAGCCGCTTCAGCCGCAAGGGGAAGGCGATGTTCTCAAACAGGGTCAGGTGGGGATACAGGGCGTAGGACTGGAAGACCATCCCCACGTCCCGGTCCCGGGGGTGCAGGTGGTCCACCCGGCGGTCGTCAAAATAGATGGCTCCGCTGGTGGGCTGGTAGATGCCGGCGATCATCAACAGCGTGGTGGTCTTGCCGCATCCGGAGGGTCCCAGAAACGCCACCAGTTCCCCGGCCCCGACCTCGAGGTCCAGAGCGTGCACCGCCACCACCCGGCCAAAGCGTTTGCTCAGCCGCTCCAACCGTAGTCGGATGCCCTTCACCCTTTGACGCCCCCTGCGTAGATGCTCAGCAGGTAGCGCTGGCCCAGGACGAACAGGACCAGCACCGGGGCCGCGTAGGTCAGCCCCACGGCGGCCATCATTCCGAAATCGGTGAACGCCTCGCTGAGGAAGCTCTGCATGTACATGGCCATGGTCCACCGCTGGCTGCTGACGATCAGGGTGAACGGCAGGATGAACTCGCCCCACGCCGACAGCAGCGCGAAGGTGCCCAGGGCCAGCAGTCCCGGCCGCACCAGGGGCAGGGCGATCCGCCAGAACACGCCCCACCGGGACATGCCGTCCACCAGGGCGGCCATTTCGATCTCCCAGGACAGGTAGTCGAAAAAGCCCTTCATCAGCCAGATCCCCAGCGGCAGCTCCAGGGCCACCTTGACCAGGATGACCCCCACCAGGGTATCGAACAGTCCCAGCAGCCGCAGGATGTAGAAGATGGCGATCAGCAGGCTCACCGCCGGAAAGGCGTGCAGGACCAGGACCAGTCCCAGAAACGCCCGCCGTCCGGGAAACGACATCCGGGAGATGGCGTAGGCGGCCAGGGACGCCACCACCACCTCCAGGCCGGCCACCACGACGGCGAAGACCAGGGAGTTCACCAGCGGGACCCGCAGAGGCGGCCGGCCGCCCACGGGCTGCCACAGAAACCGCCAGTTTCCCGGCGACCACCCGCCCACGGGCAGCAGGCCGTGCACCCGGTCAAACCACCCGGTCAGCAACAGCCACAGCACCCCGGCGACGATGGGCAGGCTCAGGAGGGCCAGAGCGGCCACCAGCAGGCGCCACCGGGGAGGCAGCAGGGGCATCAGGACACCTCGATCCTGGGCTCGCCCACCAGCTGACGGAAGTTGAACACCCGCAGGTACACCACCGACACCACCACCCCGACCACGACCAGGACGGCGGCCATGGCGGCGCCCAGGCCGAACTGGACGTTGCCGTAGTAATTGGACAGGGCCAGCTTGTAGGCGTGCAGCGACCACACGGTGGTGGTGTAAAAACCCGGGCCGCCGTCGGTGAGCAGGAGGATGTACTCAAAGGACGTCAGCAGGGACAGGGTCTGGTAGGCGGTGACGAACAGGATGGGCCAGCGCAGGAGCGGCAGGACCACCCGCCGCACCGTCTGCCAGGTGGTGGCCCCGTCCACCGCCGCCGCGTAGAACAGCTCGGGGGAGATGGACCGGATCGCCGACGTGAAGATCAGCATGCCGAACGACGCCCCCACCAGCCCGTTGGCCAGGACCACCGTGGCCCACGGATGGCTGGTGATCCACCCCCGGGAGCTGCCGGTGAGGATGCCCAGCAGCCCGTACGGTGCCTCCCGGCTGATCCCCTGCCACACCAGCACGTACACCACCGGCGGCAGGATGCGGGGCAGCAGCCACAGGGCCCGCGCCTGGTTGCCGATCCCCGGCCGCACGGCGGTGGTCAGCACGGCCAGCGTCAGCCCCATCCCGACGTTGAACAGCAGCGTCAGGACCACGTAGCGGACCGTATTCAGCAGGATCCGGGGCAGAAACGGATCCGTGAGCAGGTCCCGGTAGTTGGCCAGCCCCACCCACCGGGGCTGGCGGAAGGTCAGGGTGGAGATGTCGGTGAGGGAGAGGTACAGGGTGGTCGCCACGGGCACCAGGAAGAACAGCGCGATCAGCACGCCGGCCGGCAGCAGGAACAGAGCCGGCGTGGCCGCGCGCGCCACCCGCGCCCCCGCGGCCACCCGAGCGGGTGCGACCTCGGCCTCCGCCTGGGCTGCGATCCGGTCCGACTCCGCCATGGGGCGAGGGAGCGGGTGCGGAATTGCCCGCACCCGCCCGGGTTACTCGACGATGATCTGGTCCCGCAGGGCCCGCTGCATCTCGGTGGCCACCACCTCCACCGCCTGCTCGGGCGTCACCTGCCCGGACTCCACCGCCGAGACGCCCCGGAACAGGGCGTCATTCCAGCGGGGCAGGTCGGGATGGGGCGGCTGGAAAGAGGTGTAGGTGAGCAGGTAGCTCACCTCCTTCAGGAAGCGGTCGCCGATCAGCCGGGCGGTGGTCTTCAGCACCGGCAGGTGGGCGCTGCCCACCGCGTGCTTGGCGTCCAGGTCCGGTACCGTGGTGTAGGCCAGCAGCCGCACCGCCAGCGCCTTGTTCTTGGACGCGGAGGAAACCATGTAGGCCTGGGGCTGGGAGAGGGTGATGGGCCGCCCGCCCTGCCGCCAGGTGGGGTGGGGGGCGAAGCCGAAGTTGGCGAACAGCCACTCCTGTCCGCCCTTGCGGGTCACCCACTGCTGCTCCCACTCGGCCCAGTTCCACGTCCCGCCTGAGAAGAACAGCACCTTGCCGTCGGTGACGGTCTGGTGGAAGCGGTTCCAGTCGCCGTCCAGCCGGTTGCGTTCCAGCACCCCGGCGTCCACGGCCGCGCGCAGCCAGCGGAAGTAGCGCAGGGCCGCCTCCCGGGTGAAGACCAGCTTGCCGCTGGCGGCGTCAAAGTCGCGTCCCCCGAAGGACCGGTACCACTGCAGGAAGTCCGGGCCCGGGCGCGGCCG
This is a stretch of genomic DNA from Armatimonadota bacterium. It encodes these proteins:
- a CDS encoding carbohydrate ABC transporter permease: MPLLPPRWRLLVAALALLSLPIVAGVLWLLLTGWFDRVHGLLPVGGWSPGNWRFLWQPVGGRPPLRVPLVNSLVFAVVVAGLEVVVASLAAYAISRMSFPGRRAFLGLVLVLHAFPAVSLLIAIFYILRLLGLFDTLVGVILVKVALELPLGIWLMKGFFDYLSWEIEMAALVDGMSRWGVFWRIALPLVRPGLLALGTFALLSAWGEFILPFTLIVSSQRWTMAMYMQSFLSEAFTDFGMMAAVGLTYAAPVLVLFVLGQRYLLSIYAGGVKG
- a CDS encoding glycerophosphodiester phosphodiesterase family protein, with amino-acid sequence MTLPGGLFWRGRRVLLKYHKLLSGTGRHPPNSLSALREVLDGGAEVIEFDIQPLADGDYAVLHDERLESETTGWGPVRACARADLKTLRLRGSDEPPATLSDVVEVLAAVRRPVKVQVDCKEWRPWSEERARHLLGALEPLRRVPALRVVVGCLGDWNLRLLHRLDPTVAVGLDWMFYLDGPADEHARLPTRVNAYGYLDDHPLGFRRILPPAAYLADRVDSLCRLVEGAQEVYLRKEFLLQALADGFNPVPFLRQRLGRPVVVDVWTLNEGPDSQNDLRAVLEAGVDQVTTDTAVQLAARVPP
- a CDS encoding ABC transporter ATP-binding protein; translated protein: MKGIRLRLERLSKRFGRVVAVHALDLEVGAGELVAFLGPSGCGKTTTLLMIAGIYQPTSGAIYFDDRRVDHLHPRDRDVGMVFQSYALYPHLTLFENIAFPLRLKRLPAGEVAARVRRTAELLGIAPLLDRYPAQVSGGQQQRAALARALVKEPQVLLLDEPLSNLDAQIRVQARGEIRRLQQELGVTTILVTHDQAEALAMADRVAVFSTGQLLQVASPDELYRRPATTFVARFVGHPPMNLLDGTFADGQFIAGGRRLPLPVRIPPGPGYLGVRPEDLHLQGDLAGRVVVVESLGRQALVTVDLDGVELKVLVDQARRPAVGARVGVGVEVDRVHLFDASGVRIGP
- a CDS encoding glycerophosphodiester phosphodiesterase family protein: MSAWLRAGRLLVIAHRGASAAAPENTLAAFRRAADDGADGIELDVRATSDGHLVVLHDADVSRTTDGAGAVAALTLAQLRRLDAGSWFGPAFAGERVPLLEEVLGWARGRLLVDVEVKAAGLEDALVEVVRRTGTADQVLVSAFDPQILVRTRERAPDLPLGLLQVLPDPDAAAALGVPVWLPAVAALTDGLLRRSRERGLRVIPWTAHTEADLRRAAALGVDGIIVNDPAWARRVLTSRVPPAP
- a CDS encoding extracellular solute-binding protein — protein: MRGIAAAGLVLALLVLAPAYAQQAVTLTAWTIGPDNPSVTRFSNLQAAAERLNADLRREGAGVQVKVEGFFDTTDWDPFLRRVLLAFQGGNPPDIIQASHPLTTTWAAAGYIIALDDQIPRYRQFADVVESLWDAVRYRGKIYGIPQDTEARPLYFNKTLLRQLGWTDQQIAALPQRIVRGEFTWEDVLATAREAVQKKVVESGKGYYHRPRPGPDFLQWYRSFGGRDFDAASGKLVFTREAALRYFRWLRAAVDAGVLERNRLDGDWNRFHQTVTDGKVLFFSGGTWNWAEWEQQWVTRKGGQEWLFANFGFAPHPTWRQGGRPITLSQPQAYMVSSASKNKALAVRLLAYTTVPDLDAKHAVGSAHLPVLKTTARLIGDRFLKEVSYLLTYTSFQPPHPDLPRWNDALFRGVSAVESGQVTPEQAVEVVATEMQRALRDQIIVE
- a CDS encoding sugar ABC transporter permease, whose protein sequence is MAESDRIAAQAEAEVAPARVAAGARVARAATPALFLLPAGVLIALFFLVPVATTLYLSLTDISTLTFRQPRWVGLANYRDLLTDPFLPRILLNTVRYVVLTLLFNVGMGLTLAVLTTAVRPGIGNQARALWLLPRILPPVVYVLVWQGISREAPYGLLGILTGSSRGWITSHPWATVVLANGLVGASFGMLIFTSAIRSISPELFYAAAVDGATTWQTVRRVVLPLLRWPILFVTAYQTLSLLTSFEYILLLTDGGPGFYTTTVWSLHAYKLALSNYYGNVQFGLGAAMAAVLVVVGVVVSVVYLRVFNFRQLVGEPRIEVS